From the Psilocybe cubensis strain MGC-MH-2018 chromosome 6, whole genome shotgun sequence genome, the window TGACGCATGAGACCCTGGATGGGCCAAGCAGCAGCATCTCCCAAAGCGCAAATGGTGCGACCTTCAACTTGTTTtctgaaagagaagaagagctaTGTAAGATCATATTGCCATCGAAAGTGAGCAAAAAAATCGTACGTGAGCTCAAGGAGCATGTCAATCTCGCGCTGGTGACCGCGACCCTCAACCATGCGATCCATCATGTTCATCATCCATGTTGTGCCTTCACGACATGGAGTGCACTGACCACAAGACTCGTGCTTGTAGAATTGAGAGAATCGCGCAATGGCCTTGACGACGTCGGTACTCTTATTCATTACGATGACGGCACCAGTTCCAAGACCAGATCCAGCATCCTTAAGTGAGTCGTAATCCATCCTGCACGGACCTCAATGAACCAGGGATAACATGAAGAATGAAAATACTTACAGGACTTCGCTGCACATGTCAATGGGGAGTATAGGGACAGACGAACCGCCTGGTACGATTCCGAGGAGGTTGTCCCATCCTCCAATAACACCACCACAGTGTTTCTCTATAAGGTCTTTCAAAGGAATACTCATTTCCTCCTCAACGACGCAGGGGTTGTTGACGTGTCCACTGATGCAGTAAAGTTTTGTCCCCTGATTTCTGGCGCGTCCGAAGCCGGCAAACCAGCTAGCACCACGCCTGCAAATGGTGGGAGCAACAGCGACAGTCTCGACGTTGGCCACAGTGGTTGGGCAACCGAAAAGACCAACGTCAGCAGGGAATGGAGGCTTGAGACGGGGTTTTCCCTGCTTTCCCTCAATACTTTCGATGAGGGCAGTCTCTTCACCACAAATGTATGCACCGGCGCCGCGGTGAACGTAAACGTCGAAAGAATATCCAGAGCCGCATGCATTTTTTCCGAGGAAACCAGCAGCGTAGGCTTCATTGATAGCTTGCTGGACGTGCGACGCTTCTTGGTAAAACTCTCCACGAATGTAGATGTAGGCGGCCGTGGCGTTCATACCACGACCAGCGACGAGGCATCCCTCAATAAGCTTATGAGGGTCTCCGCGCAAAATTTCACGATCTTTGCAGGTTCCAGGTTCACCCTCATCAGCGTTGATAACAAGATAGCGGGGTCTTCAAGCGCATCTATGAGAGAAACCTATGTGGAACACTGTTGAATTACTCACCGGGGGTCCTTCTCCCATCCTGGTTTGTTCATGAAACTCCATTTCAGTCCACTGGGGAAGCcagctcctcctcgtccacGAAGACCTGAGTCCTTAATATTCTGAATAATCCATGAGTCTCCTTTGAGAATAAT encodes:
- a CDS encoding NADH-ubiquinone oxidoreductase 51 kDa subunit, mitochondrial precursor, with amino-acid sequence MTSTMLKASSSSSQALLRTTRFSKQFRAKLRTSRSLATAAEPPVRRYGGLKDQDRIFTNAYCRHDHGIKGAMSRGDWHRTKDIILKGDSWIIQNIKDSGLRGRGGAGFPSGLKWSFMNKPGWEKDPRPRYLVINADEGEPGTCKDREILRGDPHKLIEGCLVAGRGMNATAAYIYIRGEFYQEASHVQQAINEAYAAGFLGKNACGSGYSFDVYVHRGAGAYICGEETALIESIEGKQGKPRLKPPFPADVGLFGCPTTVANVETVAVAPTICRRGASWFAGFGRARNQGTKLYCISGHVNNPCVVEEEMSIPLKDLIEKHCGGVIGGWDNLLGIVPGGSSVPILPIDMCSEVLMDYDSLKDAGSGLGTGAVIVMNKSTDVVKAIARFSQFYKHESCGQCTPCREGTTWMMNMMDRMVEGRGHQREIDMLLELTKQVEGRTICALGDAAAWPIQGLMRHFRPEVERRIAEFRAKNGAVGFGGHLASAADDTLASPDNLGLRLPA